The Streptomyces sp. NBC_00162 genome window below encodes:
- a CDS encoding IS701 family transposase translates to MGGVLGDVRAWAAGLGEVHERFVHRFARSEPRESALAYMRGLVSPLERKNGWTLAEEAGHGGPDRMHRLLNRCDWDADEVLDDVRDYVFEHLGDPEAVLIVDDTGFLKKGIRSAGVQRQYSGTAGRTENCQVGVFLAYAGERGRTLIDRRLYLPTSWTDDRERCRAAGIEDTVAFETKVVIAKAMVRRAIAEKIPFRWVTADAAYGFSKGWRTELERADVFHVMATTRHDTVVSRWAMDHPVHDLFNGLARQKWKRRSCGMGAHGPRVYDWARVEVRPWHREDRRHWVIARRSVSRPDQISFYIAYCPAETTLDELIHVAGSRWAVEECFQTAKQECGLDDYQVRRYPGWHRHITLAMAAHVCLTVLKAREANTGKAETDPPSSYPSPSPKSDA, encoded by the coding sequence ATGGGTGGGGTACTTGGTGATGTGAGGGCGTGGGCGGCGGGTCTGGGTGAGGTGCATGAGCGGTTCGTGCACCGGTTTGCCCGGTCGGAGCCGCGTGAGTCGGCACTGGCGTATATGCGGGGTCTGGTATCTCCGCTGGAGCGGAAGAACGGCTGGACACTCGCGGAAGAGGCTGGGCATGGGGGCCCGGACCGCATGCACCGGCTGCTGAACCGGTGCGACTGGGACGCTGATGAAGTCCTCGACGACGTCCGCGACTACGTCTTCGAGCATCTCGGTGACCCCGAAGCGGTCCTGATCGTGGACGACACCGGCTTCCTGAAGAAGGGCATCCGCTCGGCCGGCGTCCAGCGCCAATACTCGGGAACGGCGGGCCGCACGGAGAACTGCCAGGTCGGTGTCTTCCTCGCCTATGCCGGCGAACGCGGTCGCACGCTGATCGACCGCCGCTTGTATCTGCCCACGTCGTGGACCGATGACCGGGAACGGTGCCGGGCCGCGGGCATCGAGGACACGGTCGCCTTCGAGACGAAAGTGGTCATCGCCAAGGCGATGGTCCGCCGGGCGATCGCGGAGAAGATCCCGTTCCGCTGGGTGACCGCGGACGCTGCCTACGGCTTCTCCAAGGGCTGGCGGACCGAGTTGGAGCGGGCTGATGTCTTCCACGTCATGGCCACCACCCGGCACGACACTGTCGTCTCCCGCTGGGCCATGGACCACCCGGTCCACGACCTGTTCAACGGCCTTGCGAGGCAGAAGTGGAAGCGTCGTTCCTGCGGGATGGGCGCCCACGGCCCGCGGGTCTACGACTGGGCACGCGTGGAGGTCCGGCCCTGGCACCGCGAGGACCGCCGGCACTGGGTCATCGCCCGCCGAAGCGTGAGCCGGCCCGACCAGATCTCCTTCTACATCGCCTACTGCCCCGCCGAGACCACCCTCGACGAACTCATTCACGTTGCGGGCAGCCGGTGGGCGGTCGAGGAATGCTTCCAGACCGCGAAACAGGAATGCGGCCTGGACGACTACCAGGTCCGCCGATATCCCGGCTGGCACCGCCACATCACCCTCGCCATGGCCGCCCACGTCTGCCTCACCGTCCTGAAGGCCCGCGAGGCCAACACAGGGAAAGCAGAAACGGATCCTCCCAGCTCATACCCCTCACCCTCCCCGAAATCCGACGCCTGA
- a CDS encoding IS110 family transposase, giving the protein MLAEHVDGVIGVDTHRDTLAAAAVSPIGAVLASTDSPANARGYQLLLDFAHQHVPGRRCWALEGTGSYGAGLAAFLDAAGESVVEVCRPKRPVIRGGRKTDMLDAVRAAREALATEHLIHPRRRGEREALRVLLTTRQSAVLASTAAINLLKALIISAPDELRVELRGLKSKDQVAHCAKLRDRPTQSIEHRMTVRALRSAGQRIEALRSEAKELELELLALVRTVAPELLALQGIGPISAAQILISWSHAGRFRSEAAFAAFAGVAPIPASSGLTNRHRINRSGDRQLNRALHTITLIRIRLDPITRAYVARRISEGKTARDAQRCLKRAICRQLFKLLERGDQRTRRITADDLPQAA; this is encoded by the coding sequence ATGCTCGCAGAACACGTCGACGGCGTCATCGGCGTCGATACTCACCGAGACACTCTTGCCGCCGCGGCCGTCAGCCCCATCGGCGCCGTCCTGGCCAGCACCGATTCGCCGGCCAACGCCCGGGGTTACCAGCTGCTGCTGGACTTCGCCCACCAGCACGTTCCCGGCCGCCGCTGCTGGGCTCTGGAAGGGACAGGCTCATACGGCGCCGGACTTGCCGCCTTCCTGGACGCGGCTGGCGAAAGCGTCGTCGAGGTGTGCCGGCCCAAGCGTCCAGTCATCCGGGGCGGACGCAAGACCGACATGCTTGACGCCGTCCGCGCAGCCAGGGAGGCTCTGGCCACCGAACACCTCATCCACCCACGACGCCGCGGTGAACGCGAGGCGCTTCGCGTCCTTCTCACCACCCGCCAGAGCGCCGTCCTCGCCAGCACGGCTGCGATCAACCTGCTCAAGGCTCTGATCATCTCGGCGCCCGACGAGCTCCGCGTCGAACTCCGAGGCTTGAAAAGCAAGGACCAGGTAGCTCACTGCGCGAAGCTCCGGGACCGGCCGACCCAGAGCATCGAACACCGTATGACCGTTCGTGCACTGCGAAGTGCCGGTCAGCGGATCGAAGCCCTGCGTTCTGAAGCGAAGGAACTCGAGCTGGAACTCCTCGCGCTCGTTCGCACCGTCGCTCCCGAACTGCTCGCGCTGCAGGGCATCGGGCCCATCAGTGCCGCTCAGATCTTGATCAGCTGGTCGCACGCCGGGCGCTTCCGGTCAGAGGCAGCGTTCGCGGCCTTCGCAGGCGTCGCTCCAATCCCCGCTTCGTCAGGCCTGACCAACCGGCACAGGATCAACCGCAGCGGAGACCGACAGCTCAACCGGGCCCTCCATACGATCACCTTGATCCGCATCCGTCTCGATCCGATCACCCGTGCCTACGTTGCCCGCCGAATCAGCGAGGGGAAGACCGCGAGGGACGCCCAACGCTGCCTCAAGCGCGCCATCTGCCGACAGCTCTTCAAGCTCCTCGAACGCGGAGACCAGCGCACACGGCGAATCACCGCTGATGATCTCCCTCAAGCAGCTTGA
- a CDS encoding IS110 family transposase, with product MHHEGEIDVYLGLDVGKGEHHGTAITPAGKRVFDKPLPNSEPRLRELFTKLQARHGTVLVVVDQPASIGALPLAVARDAGCRVAYLPGLTMRRIADLYPGESKTDARDAAIIADAARTMPHTLRDLAPDDETVAELNMIIGFDDDLAGEVTRVKNRMRGLLTQIHPSLERVLGPRLDHPAVLILLERYGSPSQLRKAGRRRLTTMLRPKAPRMAERLVEDIFTALDEQTVIVPGTEAASLIIPSLAGSLAAVLDQRKLLASRIEELLEAHPLSQVLISMPGIGVRTAARILVDVGDGSGFSTAGHLAAYAGLAPATRRSGSSIRSEHPSRRGNRQLKRAFYLAAFASLSQPDSRAYYDRKRREGKHHVAALVCLARRRIDVLFAMLRDGTFYQPPTTVTA from the coding sequence ATGCACCACGAGGGCGAGATCGATGTCTACCTCGGCCTGGACGTCGGCAAGGGTGAGCATCACGGCACGGCCATCACCCCGGCGGGCAAGAGAGTGTTCGACAAACCGCTGCCGAACAGTGAACCGCGGTTGCGGGAGCTGTTTACGAAACTGCAGGCCAGGCACGGAACCGTGCTGGTCGTAGTGGACCAGCCGGCCTCGATCGGGGCTCTGCCGCTGGCCGTTGCCCGCGACGCGGGCTGCCGCGTGGCCTACCTTCCAGGGCTGACGATGCGGCGGATCGCCGATCTGTATCCAGGTGAGTCGAAGACCGACGCTCGTGACGCGGCGATCATCGCGGATGCCGCCCGGACGATGCCGCACACCCTGCGCGACCTGGCTCCGGATGACGAAACGGTCGCCGAGCTGAACATGATCATTGGTTTCGACGACGACCTCGCCGGCGAGGTGACCCGGGTCAAGAACCGCATGCGCGGCCTCCTCACCCAGATCCATCCCTCGCTCGAGCGGGTCCTGGGCCCTCGTCTGGATCATCCGGCGGTCCTGATCCTGCTGGAACGTTACGGATCGCCCTCTCAGTTGAGGAAGGCCGGCAGGCGGCGCCTGACAACGATGCTGCGGCCCAAAGCACCGCGCATGGCCGAACGTCTCGTTGAGGACATCTTCACCGCACTGGACGAGCAGACCGTCATCGTTCCCGGCACCGAGGCCGCATCCTTGATCATTCCCAGCCTCGCCGGCTCGCTGGCCGCAGTACTCGACCAGCGCAAGCTCCTGGCCAGCAGGATCGAGGAACTGCTGGAGGCCCACCCTCTTTCCCAGGTCCTGATCTCGATGCCCGGCATCGGGGTCAGGACCGCGGCCCGCATCCTCGTCGACGTCGGTGACGGCAGCGGCTTCTCCACCGCCGGGCACCTGGCCGCCTACGCAGGCCTCGCGCCCGCCACCCGCAGATCCGGCTCGTCCATCCGCAGTGAACACCCGTCCAGGCGAGGCAACCGGCAGCTCAAGCGCGCCTTCTACCTCGCCGCATTCGCCTCCCTCTCACAGCCGGACTCACGCGCCTACTACGACAGGAAACGACGAGAGGGAAAACACCACGTCGCAGCCCTCGTCTGCCTCGCCCGCCGCCGCATCGACGTCCTCTTCGCCATGCTCCGTGACGGCACCTTCTACCAGCCACCCACCACAGTCACGGCTTGA
- a CDS encoding sigma-70 family RNA polymerase sigma factor translates to MGSTVSDRFDTSRFEASRNRLASLAYRLLGSASDAEDAVQDAFLRWQAADRQQIEVPEAWLTKVVTNLCLDRLRSAQVRHERAVGAWLPEPLLEGDPMLGPADTIEQRESVSLAVLTLMERLSPVERAVYVLREAFSYSHAEMAQILDITESASQQHVHRARTRIAAERRRGGEVDPASARRVVEEFLVAAASGRTERLVALLTDDVMALSDGNGLAKRLLRYTTPEQVASHVRAGFKPTPAKRRLAGGSPTFHFALVNGSPAVLAVIDHRVVGAVAFEVHDGKVASLRGIAAAGRLARLNEAWRQHEPDAPVIAAW, encoded by the coding sequence ATGGGCAGCACCGTCAGTGATCGCTTCGACACCAGTCGGTTCGAGGCCAGCCGAAACAGGCTGGCCTCGCTCGCGTACCGTCTGCTCGGCTCTGCCTCCGACGCCGAGGACGCCGTTCAGGACGCGTTCCTGCGCTGGCAAGCCGCCGATCGGCAGCAGATCGAGGTCCCGGAAGCGTGGCTGACCAAGGTCGTCACCAACCTGTGCCTCGACCGGCTCCGCTCGGCACAGGTGCGCCACGAGCGAGCGGTCGGCGCTTGGCTGCCCGAACCGCTCCTGGAGGGCGACCCGATGCTCGGCCCGGCCGACACCATTGAGCAGCGGGAATCGGTTTCCCTGGCCGTACTGACCCTGATGGAACGCCTCTCGCCGGTCGAGCGAGCCGTCTACGTCCTGCGCGAGGCATTCTCGTACAGCCACGCCGAGATGGCCCAGATCCTCGACATCACCGAGTCCGCGAGCCAACAGCATGTCCACCGAGCCCGGACCCGGATTGCCGCCGAGCGCCGCCGAGGCGGCGAGGTCGACCCTGCGTCCGCGCGCCGGGTCGTCGAGGAGTTCCTTGTCGCGGCCGCGTCGGGGCGCACCGAACGGCTGGTGGCGCTGCTCACCGACGATGTGATGGCACTCTCGGACGGCAACGGGCTGGCCAAACGGCTGTTGCGGTACACGACGCCCGAACAGGTTGCCTCCCACGTGCGGGCCGGCTTCAAGCCGACGCCTGCGAAGCGGCGGCTGGCAGGCGGCTCCCCCACGTTCCATTTCGCGCTGGTCAACGGCTCCCCGGCCGTCCTCGCCGTGATCGACCACCGGGTCGTGGGCGCCGTGGCGTTCGAAGTCCATGACGGGAAGGTCGCGTCCCTGCGCGGCATCGCCGCAGCGGGCAGGCTCGCGCGCCTCAACGAGGCTTGGCGGCAGCACGAACCCGACGCTCCGGTCATTGCCGCATGGTGA
- a CDS encoding serine/threonine-protein kinase, translating to MLDGPDGPDGRAQADGILFLAEVFATLVAWLLLWLRTQRNLMASGGPAGAWTTLSDRRRLAALFALRAVLGLFAPAGLLLAALLFQAVAFVTSRRVRSGASSAARPLPPATQPAQLAPYVPTQADRGASAGAAPQVAYQELRPHEPRTIGGYHLLGRIGAGGMGTVYLARREGAATQVALKTINPELLDHNELLRRFEREAEVLAMVSGAYTARVLDSGVDAGRPYLVMELLDGRPLDVHLREQGPIRSPEALRALALALAVALSGVHRLGLVHRDLKPANIMLTTAGPRLLDFGIASIVDGTRLTRTGGGPGTLTYMAPEQFGDERVSTAADIWAWACCVVCAAHGTSPFTATSAGAVIRRIVDTGPEPAALAAVQALDPALAAAVARALTVDPTGRPTDGTALIELLTAHQGPNHTPTETAAALRDQITQGWRTLAL from the coding sequence GTGCTGGACGGCCCGGACGGCCCGGACGGGCGCGCCCAGGCCGACGGGATCTTGTTCCTCGCCGAGGTGTTCGCGACGCTGGTGGCCTGGCTGCTGCTGTGGCTCCGCACGCAGCGCAACCTAATGGCCTCCGGAGGGCCTGCGGGGGCTTGGACCACCCTGTCGGACCGCCGTCGGCTGGCCGCCCTGTTCGCCCTCCGTGCCGTGCTCGGCCTGTTTGCACCTGCCGGTCTGCTCCTGGCGGCCCTACTGTTCCAGGCCGTCGCCTTCGTGACGAGCCGCAGGGTCCGGTCCGGCGCCAGTTCCGCTGCACGACCACTGCCGCCCGCGACCCAGCCCGCGCAGCTGGCCCCGTATGTGCCGACGCAGGCAGATCGGGGGGCCAGTGCCGGTGCAGCGCCGCAGGTCGCGTACCAGGAGCTTCGGCCGCACGAGCCGCGGACGATCGGCGGGTACCACCTGCTCGGGCGCATAGGAGCCGGCGGGATGGGGACGGTGTACCTCGCCCGGAGGGAGGGGGCAGCAACGCAGGTGGCGCTGAAGACCATAAATCCCGAACTGCTGGACCATAACGAGCTGTTGCGCCGTTTCGAGCGCGAGGCGGAGGTGCTGGCCATGGTGTCCGGTGCCTACACCGCCCGGGTGCTCGACTCCGGAGTGGACGCCGGACGCCCCTACCTGGTCATGGAGTTGCTGGACGGGCGGCCCCTCGACGTCCATCTGCGGGAGCAGGGGCCGATCCGTTCCCCCGAGGCGCTGCGGGCCCTGGCGCTGGCACTGGCCGTGGCCCTCTCCGGGGTGCATCGGCTCGGCCTGGTCCACAGGGACCTCAAGCCGGCCAACATCATGCTGACCACCGCCGGGCCGCGTCTGCTCGATTTCGGCATCGCGTCGATCGTGGACGGCACCAGGCTCACCCGCACCGGCGGTGGACCGGGGACCCTGACGTACATGGCGCCGGAGCAGTTCGGCGACGAGCGCGTCAGCACGGCCGCCGACATCTGGGCGTGGGCGTGCTGTGTGGTGTGCGCGGCGCACGGCACCAGCCCGTTCACGGCGACCAGTGCGGGAGCTGTGATCCGTCGGATCGTCGACACCGGACCCGAACCGGCCGCGCTGGCGGCGGTACAGGCACTCGACCCAGCTCTCGCGGCCGCCGTCGCCCGCGCGCTGACCGTCGACCCAACGGGCCGCCCGACGGACGGTACGGCGTTGATAGAGCTACTGACGGCCCACCAGGGCCCGAACCACACCCCGACGGAGACGGCGGCAGCTCTCCGCGACCAGATCACCCAGGGCTGGCGCACGCTGGCGCTCTGA